From Camelina sativa cultivar DH55 chromosome 5, Cs, whole genome shotgun sequence:
aggtggagacGCCATGTTGGGATCTCTGTAACCTGGGGGTTTTTGAAGAACCGGTTGCATATGATAATCTGccattattattgttttgtttaatccTTACACCTCTCTGAAAAAAcgtatcaaagaagaaaaaaccaaatgatcaatctctctgtttttttttagcaaacaGAGTCGGAATCGATGAGAAGGGAGAGGAAACCTGAGGAGAAATCTTGagaatgaagaaagagagagagagagaggcgatgATGATGGTTAAAGGCAGAGATCGAAACTTGATCTCTaagagattttgagttttgttttttggaagagagagagagaagaatgtTTTTTGGAGTTGTTGCGTTGTGTTTTTGCTAATGGAGAGAAGAACGATGAGACGTGAGGAAGGGGATTCGTTATTAGCCTCACGCGCGccgttattttctttttataaaaattgctGACGTGTCCccctcttttttctcttcttcctacattttttttccattaagtcaatatattatatatacacacgtgGAAATTCTTTAGAATCTGATTCGCGTTTCGAACCAGTCACTGACACGTGGCCTCTATGAGGAACAATTTACCAAATGTACCCTCACCGCCTCAACGAATTCACAAGATAACCTAAAGCCCTCAAAATTGTACTCTCACTGAACAATTGTCTCGTCGGAGAGCCGTTCTTTAATCGTCGCCTTCCTTCCTCCTCCGTCATGACGATGGAGTGTGTTAACCCCGAAGGTCTTCGATTAGATGGTCGCCAATTCAACGATGTATGCATTGTTATTttatctcttcctctctttcgcTATTATCTAGTTTACCTTGTGAATTTCAGATGAGGGCTaatcttgtatttgtttttaCAGATTCAAAGCTCTTCGCATCAAACCCTAGAATCGTGGATACGGCCGATCTTGCTGAAGGGACATGAACGTCCATTGACGTGCCTTAGGTACAACAGAGATGGCGATCTTCTATTCTCCTGCGCCAAGGACCACAATCCCACTCTCTGGTTTGCCGATAATGGAGAACGCCTTGGAACCTACCGTGGCCACAATGGTGCTGTTTGGTGCTGTGATGTCTCCCGTAAGTGTCTCAGATTCTCAAATTCAGTTAGTATAGAGTGGATGGAATGGTttcagtttagggtttagtgattTGTTTAGTGATTTGTTTGTGATTTCTTAGGAGACTCGTCAAGATTGATCACTGGTAGTGCTGATCAGACTGCTAAGCTCTGGGATGTGCAATCTGGTGAACAATTGTTCACATTCAAGTTTGGTTCTACGGCCAGGTCTGTGGAATTCTCTGTTGGAGATCATCTTGCTGTGATTACCACTGATCCCTTCATAGAACGTACCTCTGCTATTCATGTGAAACGCATTGTCGAAGATCCCCAAGATCGTAAGTTGTCAATTCTGGGTCAAAATCTAGTTATGTTTACTTAGCCTCTATGTCTTTGTATGTGTAATTTGGAATTGGTTTTGATGCAATTGGTGTAGAGGTTGATGATTCTGTGCTTGTCATTAATAATCCTGATGGAAAGAAGAGGATCAATAGAGCTGTTTGGGGTCCCCTGAACAAAACTATCGTTAGTGCTGGTGAAGATGCTGTTATCAGAATCTGGGATACTGAGGTATTTCTAATCTCTTAAGGCCTTTTTGtgtattaattttcttttaaagattATTACCTTATGTGGTACTACTGTCATTGTTGCTAGACTGGGACATTGCTCAAGGAATCAGATGAGGAAGTGGGTCACAAGAAGGCCATTACATCGCTCTGTAAAGCAGCTGATGATTCTCATTTTCTTACAGGTTCACTTGACAATACTGCAAAGGCATGTGCTTCTCTCTTTTACTTATGTATCTTTGTTTCAATAAAATTTGCACTATACATGTAAATGATAAATCATCCTAAGAGAGTGttctttttgttgattctttcAGCTTTGGGACATGAGAACACTGACTCTTATAAAGAGTTATACCACAGTGGTTCCTGTAAATGCTGTTGCCATGTCTCCACTTCTCAACCATGTATGAACTTCTTGAAATTCAAATCTGGTTTCCAAAAACCAACAAGTCTTGATTTTATCTTTGCTAAATGTTTCTGCTCTCTCTTAGGTTATGCTTGGAGGTGGTCAAGATGCATCAGCTGTGACTACCACTGATCATCGTGCTGGGAATTTTGAAGCTAAGTTTTACGACACGGTTAGTCTTTTACAATAAGAAAGTTTTATTTGAAAACATGTAACCTGGAAAATAGATATGTAACTGTGTATCATTTTGTCTTTGGTACAATATATAGATTCTGCAAGAGGAAATAGGTGGTGTTAAAGGTCATTTTGGACCTATAAATGCTTTGGCATTCAATCCTGATGGGAAGAGGTACATTATGaacatttgattttgattgatttggtaCAATCCTCACGTGATGAGTTTTtgagtgtgtgtgttttctgACTTTGTTACTAAGATTGGGAATGTATTTTTCAGTTTCTCTAGTGGAGGTGAAGACGGTTACGTGAGGCTGCATCATTTTGACTCCAATTACTTCAACATCAAGATTTAGATTCTTTGAAAGAGTCtcccattttttattttctctcttttcaacATATTCATGATTTTGTACCACGAATATACTTAGATGATTAAGCTCTTTGAAATAATTGATGGCATAAACAATCAATTCAAACGTATAAatggtgatatatatatattttttttctagtagACATGCCGACTAAAAAAAGTCCTTAAACTACATATGGTTGAAAAACACTTgcatctaaaaaaaattaagaaattgttAAAGTGAATAACTATAGATTTAAAGTcctttcaaaataaataatttaaggaataacaaaagaatttaaaagattttataaaatatatacaattgaATAAGACTAGAATTTGTCATTCTACTAAATTTCTATCAAATTCATTAGATCAATACTCACTATTTAGTCAAATTCAATAAATTTCAGTTCCAAGTCGCATGTAGCTCATTAAATACATGACTATTtcagtttcaaaaatattttacacacTTTTCTTCTCAGGGCATCTCATGTTAATCTTAGATTCAAAGAGAGATCTTTGAGGGCATCAATTTCATACTCTGTTTTAAACTGAGATGCATCAACAAATACATATAACTCTCAGACCATTTTACCGAATCAAAGCATGTTGCGGGAAAATGTATTTTATCTAAgcaaaaaatgcaaacaatGCCATTGCAGGAACCGCAAGTGTAGTCAAATGGATTGAAGAAGTCGCCGTAAGTGTCAATACTGGCAAGGCAGTAGATACAAATGTAGCTCAgctgaaaataaaaactatctaatatgttattatttcatttgtacttagaaatagaaaaatgattaataatCATAGGAGAAAAAACTAGTTGGGTGTAAGAATGGAGGGCCAAACACATATTTGAAGAATTGACTTAACCAATGGAAACCATATTAAAAGTAATATAAGTTTTATGAGAATGCAATACAGTATTGCACATGCAAATGATATGAATGAGAATTACATAACATGATCAAATTAGTTTAGTAGCTTTGGGCTGGAATTGAGTTATCTAGTCAAAGTATATTGTACCAAACTTGAGCCTAATAGGATAGGTATCAAATTATCTAGTTGACTCATATACAGTTGAGCCAATAgtactaaaaaaaagttaaatccattcaatttgattttgttttttttaaaaaatatatatatatatttgtttggatTCTTTGAATGTTAAAATTGTGTGCCAACAGTTTTGACGATTTAATTGCTTGACTAAACCACATTTTAGAAAATATCCAACCattaaatgattgatagattagTTAGTAAATCATTTTTAACTGATTTTAAATCCAACCAAATTTACCAATATAGTATATCATATAATGATTATATTATAATCCAAAACATCCTTTATCTTAAAATGGCTTTTAACACAAATTCTTTTTTGTTGGGCTGTAAAACCGAAGGCCCAACTCAATCCACAAAgcttcaaataataataataataataattatatctctttctatcttttttttgactgagagaaaacaaaacaacaccgttaaaaacaaaaacttattggAAAAATAAGAAGCTAATAATTATCAATCGATCATTGATTGATTGCAGAGAAGCCGCGAAAGAGATAATCTCCAAATCTGAGTCGTCGCAATCCTCCGATCCAGGTTTGTTtacccatctctctctttctattgtGCTACTTCTGAAACGCTCTGCTCAATTTCTTTATGAAATTTCACTTTCCGATTAAAATGTTATTGTCATATTCAATTTCTATGTTCGATTTCAGCTGTTTTTAGGGAGAAGCTTTTGTTTAGCCGAGGAACCAATTTCGTATTTCATTCTGGGAAAGccaattttagtgattttttgcgtttgaaattttgttttgaggtGCAAGATTATTGTTTTACTACCCTTCACACGAATGACGACTTCTGTTTGTCCGTTCTCGAAAGCTGCTCGTCCTGAAGATGCTTCTTCCACTCGAAAACAGGGCGAGATGACTGCTTCTGGTTGCCCTTTTTCTTCTAAAGCTGCTCCTCCCGACGATGCTTCTGCTCGGAAACAAGGCGAAACGGCTGCTTCTGGTTGAATAAGGACACTACTGATTCTGCAACTGTGCCTGCCAAGTGCCCTTTTGGTTATGACTCCCAAACATTCAAGCTTGGCCCTTTTATCTGTATGCTATGTCAATCACTTCTGTATGATAGCAGTAGATGTGTACCTTGTACTCATGTGTTTTGCAAGTAAGCCTTAGTTTTTATCTTTGTGTTAAATTAGTATGTTTTAGTTGCTCAGCTGCTTAGTGTATCTCGTTTACCCTTTTTGGCTCATGATGGATGGTGATTGCGTTTACTTTTATCAATCTTTGTTGTTTCTTAAATTGCAGAGTGTGCTTATCACGGTTTAAGGACTGCCCTCTGTGCGGTGCTGACATTGAAAGCATTCAAGCTGATGAAAACCTTCAAAAGATGGTTGATCAATTTATTGAAGGCCATGCTAGAATCAAGAGAACTGTTGTCAATGGCACAGAACAAAGAAGAGGTCGAAAATGATAACACAAAAGTGATTTACGCTGATGTTTCCATGGAAAGAGGTTCTTTCTTGGTGCAACAAGCTATGAGGGTGAGTTCTACCTCTAAATTTTGTTGACTTAATTGGTGGGGTTTATTCTGTTTGAATGATGTACGTTTTGTTATGTTGTTGAGTTCTGGTTATATTCCTTGTTCTGATTCAATCTGTATGCACATGCATTTAGTGCCCAGAAAGTGCTAAATCAAGGTTGGCAATGTGTACCGAAGACATTCGGGATCAACTAGGGAGGGAGGGCAATACACCAGAGTTAAGCTCACAGCTTGGTGCAGTCCTTGGTATGCTTGGCGGCTGCAGGTATGCTTTATCCCATGTTGTTTATTTCCAACGTTTGTCCATTATCGAGtttctgtaaacaaaaaaagattgagaagGGGTCATCAATATGCTCCGTTATGATCCCATCCACCTACCTATTACACTCATTTGACTGATTGTAGACACTTTGGttgatatgtgattttttaGTGTTGGAGTTCTNTGGAAAGAGGTTCTTTCTTGGTGCAACAAGCTATGAGGGTGAGTTCTACCTCTAAATTTTGTTGACTTAATTGGTGGGGTTTATTCTGTTTGAATGATGTACGTTTTGTTATGTTGTTGAGTTCTGGTTATATTCCTTGTTCTGATTCAATCTGTATGCACATGCATTTAGTGCCCAGAAAGTGCTAAATCAAGGTTGGCAATGTGTACCGAAGACATTCGGGATCAACTAGGGAGGGAGGGCAATACACCAGAGTTAAGCTCACAGCTTGGTGCAGTCCTTGGTATGCTTGGCGGCTGCAGGTATGCTTTATCCCATGTTGTTTATTTCCAACGTTTGTCCATTATCGAGtttctgtaaacaaaaaaagattgagaagGGGTCATCAATATGCTCCGTTATGATCCCATCCACCTACCTATTACACTCATTTGACTGATTGTAGACACTTTGGttgatatgtgattttttaGTGTAGGAGTTCCTCAAGTGTGTGGCCCCTGAACTACGTTATTTTGGCCGAAATGATTGCCGTTCTGTTTGGTGTGTTGAAAATCTTTCTTTCGGGGGGCTTGAGTTCGATGGTtaacttaatttgttttgttgttgcagcCGAGAAATGGGAGACTCAAGCTCTGCAGTCAATCATTTCGAAGAGAGTATTGAATTCCTTATGAAACTGCCAATGAATGA
This genomic window contains:
- the LOC104784687 gene encoding eukaryotic translation initiation factor 3 subunit I-like translates to MTMECVNPEGLRLDGRQFNDIQSSSHQTLESWIRPILLKGHERPLTCLRYNRDGDLLFSCAKDHNPTLWFADNGERLGTYRGHNGAVWCCDVSRDSSRLITGSADQTAKLWDVQSGEQLFTFKFGSTARSVEFSVGDHLAVITTDPFIERTSAIHVKRIVEDPQDQVDDSVLVINNPDGKKRINRAVWGPLNKTIVSAGEDAVIRIWDTETGTLLKESDEEVGHKKAITSLCKAADDSHFLTGSLDNTAKLWDMRTLTLIKSYTTVVPVNAVAMSPLLNHVMLGGGQDASAVTTTDHRAGNFEAKFYDTILQEEIGGVKGHFGPINALAFNPDGKSFSSGGEDGYVRLHHFDSNYFNIKI
- the LOC104784688 gene encoding uncharacterized protein LOC104784688; this encodes MTPKHSSLALLSVCYVNHFCMIAVDVYLVLMCFAKCAYHGLRTALCAVLTLKAFKLMKTFKRWLINLLKAMLESRELLSMAQNKEEVENDNTKVIYADVSMERGSFLVQQAMRCPESAKSRLAMCTEDIRDQLGREGNTPELSSQLGAVLGMLGGCSREMGDSSSAVNHFEESIEFLMKLPMNDLEITYTLYVSLNKIGDLKYYDQDLQSCKVILLSCFKC